The genomic stretch GTACATTGCACGACGTTTATTTACTGTTTTGCCCATTCTCCTAACTCCTCAATTTCAATTTCAATACGTGGCTCTGGACTATATAACTTTCTAGCTCTCAAATCACAAACAATGTTATCGTCAGACCAAACAATGCCTTTTTTATCAATTTTGTTGTAGCCTGCATTTGAAATACTGTCAAAGACTGCTTTGACAAGATTATCAATGTCAGGCTTTTTGAAGTGCCAAAGCAATCTTGCAACGAACTTCGAATATAATTGCTTAGTTCTATTTTTTGAACGTTCTGACGGCCTTTTAGCTATGTTTTTCGGCGCCTTCATGTAAAAAATGACGTCTACTTTGATTGGGCCATCATAAAATGGACCGTCATATATTTGTTCAATCAGTTCTGAGCATTGTTTCCGCCAAGCTTTCATTTTAGGGTCTTCATACGCCCCGAATTTACTAAATTTTGGTCGTGTCTGTGGCTTTGGTTCAATAGGAATTACAAATCTCATTCAACGACTCCTTTGAAACCTGCAGTTTCGAATAGATTTTTCTTGTTATTATCAACGAATTCAAAGAATTTCTTGATTTCCTGTAAATCTCTCAATGCTTCCTTTGTTTCTCGAAGTGATGCGTAAAACACTTCGAATTTTGGCACTGCTTTAACAAAACATCTGTACACTGGTTCAAATAAATCTCCGTTTTGGTCAAGTGATTGATCTTGATTTCTGTTCACGAAATCGATAAACATATCAAATTCAAGCTCATTTTCAACCGTGATTTTTTTATTTTCGATAACAATTGCAATATTTTCAGTTACGTTAATTTTTGTCATTTTTTAACTCCTTAGAATGGTAGGTCATCATCTGAAATGTCCATTGGATTTGAATTACCAAATGGGCTTTCCTGCTGATTGTAGTTGTTTTGCTGTGGTTGCTGATTGTAGCCGTTTGATTGCCCTTGCTGGCTTTCGTTTCTCGTGTCTAGTAAGTCGATGTGTTCAGCCACCACTTCGGTTACATACACACGCTGTCCTTGCTGATTTTCATAGTTACGTGTCTGAATACGACCAGTTACACCGATTTGCGAACCTTTGCCGCAATACTGCGCGATAATCTCTGCGGTTTGTCGCCAAGCTACAATATTAATGAAATCTGCTTCGCGGTCACCGTTTTGATTCTTGAATGTGCGATTTACCGCAAGCGTTCCTGTTAATACGCTTGTGTTGCTCGCTGTTTGTTTTAGTTCTGGCGCCTTTGTCAAGCGACCGATTAAATTTACATTGTTCATGTTCTCTCCTAATTAAGTAAATCTGCCAACTCTTCTTGCGTTAGCGGTTTGATTTTTCTGTAGCTAGTAACCGCATAATTCTTTTTGTATTCAAAGCCGATTTTTTCAAGCTCTGCTTTGAAAAAGTCTTTTTCTGCCGAATCCGCAAAATATACTTCCAATGTCATTTTTTGGGTATAGCGTTTTGAGCCCGTTTCAGCCTCTCTAGGCGCTGTTTCTTTATTTCTGGATAATTCATCGTTTTCTAAAATCTCGCCCGTTTCTGGGTCAAAATTTGGTGTTTCTCGCTGTTCTGTTGCTTGCTGACGTGCTAGTTCTGCTTCTCGAACTTTTCTTGCTTCCTCTTTTTGTTTTTCGAAGCGATAATCTGATTTGATTTGCTCCAAAACTTCTGCGAGCGTCAACTCATTCAACATTCGAATATATGGTTGGTCTGTCATATTGTATTCAGCGCATTGCCCAGAAACTGCTGCTTTTGCTTTTTCAAATTCTTGCTGCTTTTGAAGCTCGAATGTGATTGCGTCATCAAGTGATTTCATTGTTACTTTTTTGAGCGTCACACCGTCCGCCATGAAATCGCCTGCTTTAATAAACTCTGTTGCTTTTTCGTCAAAAATTCGTGGGTCGAGTAAATATTCAGCGCATTTGTTGGCGATATAGCCTTTAACTGTATCTAATCGCAAAGCCTTTTGATTATCTTCAAACTCTTTAACGTCACCAGCAATCTTATCTATGATTTCATCAAGCGGTTTTGATTTGCTTTTAATGTAAGCATCAAATTCATCTGTTGGCTTGGAAAGCTCACGTTTGATTTTGATGCGTTCGTCTGAAATCTGCCTTTTGAGCTTGCGCAAATCAGCTAAAACTTTCTTGTCGCCTTTAATCGTTGAAGCTGTGATTGTATAATTTTGATATTTGGCTACTACGTCATTAATTCCTTGCTCGAATGCTTCGCGATCAATAATTTCAACTTCCGCTTGTTTTACATTTGCTTGTAATTCTTGCATTTGCTATTCACCTCTCAATAGACCAATTCATCATTTTCATCTAAAAGCTCTGTCTGTACTTCTTGGACGGGTTCTGGTTGCGGTTCTTCCTGCTTCGATTTTTGATTTTGCCAGTTTTCAATTTGAGCTTGTTTGCGTGCTAAGACGTCTTCACGGCTTTCTTGTGGTTCTGGCGTTACATCTTTAATATGGTCAAATGTTTCCCCACCGTCGTCTTCA from Streptococcus ruminicola encodes the following:
- a CDS encoding RusA family crossover junction endodeoxyribonuclease, producing MRFVIPIEPKPQTRPKFSKFGAYEDPKMKAWRKQCSELIEQIYDGPFYDGPIKVDVIFYMKAPKNIAKRPSERSKNRTKQLYSKFVARLLWHFKKPDIDNLVKAVFDSISNAGYNKIDKKGIVWSDDNIVCDLRARKLYSPEPRIEIEIEELGEWAKQ
- the ssb gene encoding single-stranded DNA-binding protein, with the translated sequence MNNVNLIGRLTKAPELKQTASNTSVLTGTLAVNRTFKNQNGDREADFINIVAWRQTAEIIAQYCGKGSQIGVTGRIQTRNYENQQGQRVYVTEVVAEHIDLLDTRNESQQGQSNGYNQQPQQNNYNQQESPFGNSNPMDISDDDLPF
- a CDS encoding DUF1351 domain-containing protein; amino-acid sequence: MQELQANVKQAEVEIIDREAFEQGINDVVAKYQNYTITASTIKGDKKVLADLRKLKRQISDERIKIKRELSKPTDEFDAYIKSKSKPLDEIIDKIAGDVKEFEDNQKALRLDTVKGYIANKCAEYLLDPRIFDEKATEFIKAGDFMADGVTLKKVTMKSLDDAITFELQKQQEFEKAKAAVSGQCAEYNMTDQPYIRMLNELTLAEVLEQIKSDYRFEKQKEEARKVREAELARQQATEQRETPNFDPETGEILENDELSRNKETAPREAETGSKRYTQKMTLEVYFADSAEKDFFKAELEKIGFEYKKNYAVTSYRKIKPLTQEELADLLN